DNA from Pseudomonas putida:
GCAAAGGCTCTGGTAAGCCGCTGTCACAAAATCCGCTTTTTCTGTACAAGCTCATCGCCGGGGAGTCTGCGATCGTCACACCTAACCTGACAGTTTGCGCCCCGCGACTTTCAGCCCAAGCAATAGCTTCTGCTAGCAGAGACCGGCCGACTCCGACCCCTCGCACGGCAGGTTCCACCCACATCTGAAAAATCTCGACGACTCCTGACGCCGCTTCTGAAGATTTACACCACACCAAACCACAAGGCTCAGCGTGCTGAAAAGCCAAAAACGCCTGTGCGTATTTCGAAGCTGCGACAGCCGAGATACGGGCCGCCCAATCGTCATCACTTCTGGTCACTTCAGAAGCGTAGGTACTTGCGAAGGCAGCGGGTGAGTCTTGCAGAGCCCTCAAGCGCATATCCCGATATAACGGCCAATCACGTGCAGCTATAGGGCGAACGAACACATTGCTAATTCCCACGTCTCTGCTCCTTTACCGGTCACGGCAAGCCGTGAAGCCAAAACTGCGTCATCGCAGAACGACTGCAAATGCAAATCAGCTTTGATCGGGTAGCATGTACTCAAACTTGTATGAGTGATGCCTGTCGGTGATCGTGGTCACCATGCTACCTGTTAGCCCAG
Protein-coding regions in this window:
- a CDS encoding GNAT family N-acetyltransferase gives rise to the protein MRLRALQDSPAAFASTYASEVTRSDDDWAARISAVAASKYAQAFLAFQHAEPCGLVWCKSSEAASGVVEIFQMWVEPAVRGVGVGRSLLAEAIAWAESRGAQTVRLGVTIADSPAMSLYRKSGFCDSGLPEPLREGSMLMSQAMDLNLGSRI